A window of the Spirochaetota bacterium genome harbors these coding sequences:
- a CDS encoding glycosyltransferase family 39 protein, translating into MRSIKQILSFCGSPNVRLAFLIAVLACTFFGQLGANLIKFFDDTYHVTMAHDFAVRGDIFGIQDTLLRTPYFEKPPFMLMLSSLGIKLFGATSFGARSFIAFYCLVSVMLGYVLLRRDAGERTAFAASLIAGTTFQILHFSRRVGFDGVLAASLYIAFLLFFFADRHRSYYLLFGAAIGIAVMTKGVSGIIPLAAVGIYCLALPNGRARLRDPFLYSSMITFLAVVLPWHIGMISRHGEVFVRTYFWERQLAYFLPGKGSGHGAQIMSADINFRKIGDTYWPYLPFLLYAVIDTIVRTVRRKHDGAFSLRWYAVIWIFVILGLYQLASIKRYAYVLPIYYGMAVLIAAGTTSWRFGKQIVIGFSIVAAGMAVAAFTPKWKDIDWSGWEEHRPIITELNRTKTPYALFPLFQIYVQPVMIYDGYAFHAPYFTNVRPGDLEAFYTNGGSIVMLDRRATNSLPYSIRRSMRVVFDSPIASIIARAR; encoded by the coding sequence ATGCGTTCCATAAAACAGATACTGTCGTTCTGCGGGTCACCGAATGTCCGGCTCGCTTTCCTTATCGCCGTTCTCGCCTGTACGTTCTTCGGACAGCTCGGCGCCAATCTGATAAAATTCTTCGATGATACGTATCATGTCACCATGGCGCATGACTTCGCCGTGCGCGGGGACATCTTCGGGATACAGGATACGCTCCTTCGCACGCCCTACTTTGAAAAGCCGCCGTTCATGCTCATGCTCTCATCGCTCGGGATAAAACTGTTCGGCGCCACATCGTTCGGCGCACGGTCCTTCATCGCCTTCTACTGCCTTGTATCGGTGATGCTCGGCTATGTGCTGCTGCGCCGTGATGCAGGGGAGCGAACCGCCTTCGCTGCGAGCCTCATCGCGGGGACGACATTCCAGATTCTGCATTTCTCCCGCCGCGTCGGCTTTGACGGCGTACTTGCGGCATCGCTCTATATCGCCTTCCTGCTCTTCTTTTTCGCCGACCGGCATCGGTCATACTATCTCCTCTTCGGTGCGGCTATCGGTATCGCTGTCATGACGAAGGGCGTTTCCGGGATAATACCCCTCGCCGCTGTCGGCATCTATTGCCTTGCGCTCCCCAACGGCCGTGCCCGATTGCGCGACCCGTTCCTGTACAGCTCCATGATCACCTTCCTTGCCGTTGTACTCCCCTGGCATATCGGCATGATATCCCGCCACGGAGAGGTGTTCGTTCGTACGTATTTCTGGGAGCGCCAGCTCGCGTATTTCCTTCCGGGGAAAGGCTCCGGCCACGGGGCCCAGATAATGAGCGCCGATATCAATTTCAGGAAGATCGGCGATACGTATTGGCCGTATCTCCCCTTTCTGCTCTACGCCGTCATCGACACGATAGTGCGTACGGTACGGCGAAAGCACGACGGAGCGTTCTCTCTGCGATGGTATGCCGTCATCTGGATATTCGTGATACTCGGCTTGTATCAGCTTGCGAGCATAAAGCGATATGCCTATGTGCTCCCCATCTATTACGGCATGGCCGTGCTCATTGCCGCAGGAACGACATCATGGCGTTTTGGGAAACAGATAGTGATAGGATTTTCCATCGTCGCTGCCGGCATGGCTGTTGCGGCATTCACACCAAAATGGAAGGATATCGACTGGTCGGGATGGGAGGAACATCGGCCGATCATCACCGAGCTCAATCGCACGAAAACGCCATATGCGCTTTTCCCTTTATTTCAGATATATGTACAGCCGGTAATGATATACGACGGATATGCCTTCCATGCTCCGTATTTTACGAATGTTCGCCCGGGGGACCTCGAGGCATTTTATACGAACGGCGGATCGATAGTCATGCTCGATCGAAGAGCGACGAACAGTCTTCCCTATTCGATACGAAGATCAATGCGCGTCGTATTCGATTCGCCGATAGCATCCATTATCGCACGGGCGCGGTAA
- a CDS encoding NAD(P)/FAD-dependent oxidoreductase translates to MSDLQHGNYDAIVLGGGPAGLSAALRLAERGIRTIVIERGKIGVTQKTWLTFDYALNEHGLADAVRHRFEKVTFSSYLGSRYTMTSPFLFPIDEGKALIMLAEKARSHGARIAEQEEFVNYRVDELGVIIVTSKREYRARIAVDCTGRTSPLPRSTGCMNESIDMGCLAFFLKKSSGYDAAECLLYDSFFPGSDYFWLVPLGKDMLMAGVFFFSALTPANMAEKEALLQRYIRIKKVTGTVLERRAGNIPLGEQRSIASERMIFFGDSGHTPLPSSGFSFSRSLEESKILGEFCALYLDGKKKISDYTTMTLAAKIPGIELHLVISDMLAKFSDGMLNRAIGAMNRLDESFIVDFLSGRDMSVVFCAKALIAISQTFSVSELTALSLKQKYLTILHRLYHLLPSIPQAKLVTQLTDFARTVIHSLRDE, encoded by the coding sequence ATGTCAGATCTGCAGCATGGGAATTACGACGCCATTGTCCTCGGCGGCGGTCCGGCGGGACTTTCCGCAGCGCTTCGCCTTGCCGAGCGCGGCATACGCACGATCGTCATCGAGCGGGGGAAGATAGGCGTAACACAGAAGACGTGGCTCACGTTCGACTATGCGCTCAACGAGCACGGTCTTGCCGATGCGGTGCGGCATCGCTTCGAGAAAGTGACGTTTTCAAGTTATCTCGGCAGCAGATATACCATGACATCGCCGTTCCTTTTTCCCATCGACGAAGGGAAGGCGCTTATCATGCTCGCGGAAAAAGCGCGTTCGCACGGCGCGCGGATAGCGGAGCAGGAGGAGTTCGTCAATTACCGCGTCGATGAGCTCGGCGTTATCATCGTCACATCGAAACGGGAATACCGCGCCCGTATCGCCGTTGATTGTACGGGGCGAACATCGCCGCTGCCGCGGAGCACCGGATGCATGAACGAATCCATCGATATGGGATGTCTTGCGTTCTTCCTTAAAAAAAGCTCGGGCTACGATGCCGCTGAATGCCTTCTCTACGATTCGTTCTTCCCCGGTTCGGATTATTTCTGGCTGGTACCGCTCGGCAAGGACATGCTCATGGCAGGCGTATTCTTCTTTTCTGCGCTTACACCGGCGAACATGGCGGAAAAAGAAGCCCTCCTCCAGAGATATATCCGCATAAAGAAGGTCACGGGTACCGTTCTCGAACGGCGTGCCGGCAATATCCCCCTCGGGGAGCAGCGCAGCATCGCATCGGAACGCATGATATTCTTCGGCGACAGCGGGCATACGCCGCTGCCCTCATCGGGTTTTTCCTTCTCGCGCAGCCTTGAAGAATCGAAGATACTCGGGGAATTCTGTGCGCTGTATCTGGACGGCAAAAAAAAGATATCCGACTATACGACGATGACGCTTGCCGCGAAGATACCCGGCATTGAGCTCCATCTGGTGATATCCGATATGCTCGCGAAATTCTCGGACGGCATGCTCAACAGGGCCATCGGGGCTATGAACAGGCTTGATGAGTCGTTCATCGTCGATTTTCTCTCCGGCCGCGATATGAGCGTGGTGTTCTGCGCGAAGGCGCTCATCGCCATTTCCCAGACATTCAGCGTGAGCGAGCTCACCGCTCTCTCGCTCAAGCAGAAGTACCTGACGATACTGCATCGATTATACCATCTCCTGCCGTCGATACCGCAGGCGAAGCTCGTAACACAACTCACCGATTTTGCACGCACGGTCATCCATTCGCTCAGGGATGAGTAG
- a CDS encoding FecR family protein, protein MYIRSHIVLVFVLCALMPLSALENSARVVRVIGTAEVLRLKAATWMLCDVNMRILEGERVRTGLRSNLELELSDGTVIKTGEATVVDLSVVNLETKSRLDLLTGKLLSKITKITGDRSFVITTPTALASVRGTEFGVSFEPGTKENRIVVFEGAVAVSPSGAASNEMLTLKRNETVTFSKAAIPVTAEIYNPVKDADVWDLKKYTKTRLEMINIDRNKKW, encoded by the coding sequence ATGTATATACGATCTCATATCGTCCTTGTGTTCGTCTTATGTGCGCTCATGCCTCTGTCGGCCCTCGAGAACTCGGCGCGCGTCGTGCGTGTCATCGGGACCGCCGAGGTGTTGCGGCTTAAGGCGGCAACATGGATGCTCTGCGATGTGAACATGCGGATACTCGAAGGCGAGCGTGTCCGCACCGGGCTGCGTTCCAATCTCGAGCTTGAGCTTTCCGACGGCACGGTCATAAAGACCGGAGAAGCGACCGTCGTCGATCTTTCGGTGGTGAATCTCGAGACGAAAAGCCGCCTCGATCTGCTCACCGGGAAATTGCTCAGCAAAATAACGAAGATAACCGGCGATCGATCGTTCGTGATAACGACACCGACGGCGCTCGCATCGGTGCGCGGGACGGAATTCGGCGTAAGCTTCGAGCCGGGGACGAAAGAGAACAGGATAGTCGTGTTCGAGGGGGCCGTTGCCGTAAGCCCGTCGGGGGCGGCGAGCAATGAAATGCTCACGCTCAAACGCAATGAAACGGTCACGTTCAGCAAAGCGGCGATACCCGTGACGGCGGAGATATACAATCCGGTCAAGGATGCCGACGTGTGGGACCTTAAGAAATACACGAAAACACGGCTTGAGATGATCAATATCGACAGGAATAAAAAATGGTAA
- a CDS encoding NfeD family protein — MRRILCLLALMVPLSAATNVYHIAKLEYQVIDKWYAHYIETQYKKAKDAGASLIVFELDTPGGYVVDALKIKGIIMDSPVDTAVFVNRNAISAGALISLSAKYIYLSRGAVIGAATPVLQASNSFIKASEKEVSVMRAEMRSAAERHGRNPRIAEAMVDESIGLTKKVDGIDIEKGRLLTLTTDEAVRLGFVNGSVSSVRDILTALGKADVPVIKGEPTTRDRFIGFLTSPVVLMLLLAIGIIAAFVEFKTAGFGVGGSVAVLSFATFFISQFLLGDSNWMAPAIFFVGVVLIVVEVFLVPGFGIPGIVGIVLMFVGIVISFGIKRLEYGIVVLLVAIVAATIVSVFIAKKLPKSRLFSALSLTADEKGAIANDNLERLLGKTGTVIGTLRPAGQIEIDGNRYDAVSQGSFIESGTTVKVIKVEGHRVVVA, encoded by the coding sequence ATGCGCCGAATACTCTGCCTTCTGGCCCTCATGGTGCCGCTTTCCGCGGCGACGAACGTCTATCACATCGCAAAGCTCGAGTATCAGGTCATCGATAAATGGTATGCCCATTATATCGAGACGCAGTACAAAAAAGCGAAGGATGCGGGGGCTTCTCTCATCGTGTTCGAACTTGACACCCCGGGCGGGTATGTCGTTGATGCGCTCAAGATAAAGGGCATCATCATGGATTCGCCCGTCGATACCGCGGTGTTCGTGAACCGCAACGCGATCTCTGCAGGGGCGCTGATATCGCTTTCTGCGAAGTATATTTATCTCTCGCGCGGTGCGGTGATCGGTGCCGCCACGCCGGTGCTGCAGGCATCCAATTCGTTCATCAAAGCGTCCGAAAAGGAAGTGTCGGTGATGCGGGCGGAGATGCGAAGCGCTGCCGAACGGCACGGACGCAATCCGCGTATCGCTGAGGCCATGGTGGATGAGAGCATCGGGCTTACGAAGAAAGTCGACGGCATCGATATTGAAAAGGGGCGACTCCTGACACTCACCACCGACGAGGCGGTCCGTCTCGGCTTCGTGAACGGGAGCGTTTCATCGGTGCGCGATATCCTTACTGCCCTCGGCAAAGCGGATGTGCCTGTCATAAAAGGCGAACCGACCACGCGCGATCGTTTCATCGGCTTCCTTACGAGTCCCGTTGTACTCATGCTCCTCCTCGCCATCGGCATCATCGCGGCGTTCGTGGAGTTTAAGACGGCGGGTTTCGGCGTCGGCGGTAGCGTCGCCGTGCTTTCGTTCGCGACGTTCTTCATATCGCAATTCCTCCTCGGCGATTCGAACTGGATGGCCCCGGCGATTTTCTTCGTCGGCGTCGTTCTTATCGTCGTCGAGGTGTTCCTGGTCCCCGGTTTCGGCATTCCCGGTATTGTCGGCATCGTGCTCATGTTCGTCGGGATAGTCATTTCGTTCGGCATCAAACGTCTCGAATACGGCATTGTCGTACTGCTCGTTGCCATCGTCGCGGCGACGATAGTGAGCGTATTCATCGCAAAAAAGCTTCCGAAGTCACGGTTATTCAGCGCGCTATCGCTTACCGCTGACGAAAAAGGTGCCATTGCGAACGATAATCTCGAAAGGCTCCTCGGGAAGACCGGCACGGTCATCGGGACGCTGCGACCGGCCGGACAGATCGAAATAGACGGCAATAGATATGACGCGGTCAGCCAGGGAAGCTTCATCGAATCCGGGACCACGGTCAAGGTGATAAAGGTCGAGGGTCATAGGGTAGTGGTTGCATAG
- a CDS encoding 2-oxoacid:acceptor oxidoreductase subunit alpha, which yields MNFTDDISIVLAGEAGQGIASIEKIVVSLVKNAHMHIFATKEYMSRVRGGVNSTSIRIASERVSAYTQRIDILIPLTGETTTHLAKRISKRTVIIGEKNDRYPGIIDVPFSDIAREAGNSLYANTVAAGMCAGLLSIDESILERTIRASFHGKDEHVVSANVAAGAKGYAAGRELSKTIRISIKPDSSVADDIILSGTDAIAVGAVAGGCNFVSAYPMTPSSGVLTALAGLSKTNDIIVEQIEDEVGALNMVLGAWYAGARAMTTTSGGGFALMTEAVSLAGMIESPAVILVSQRPGPATGLPTRTEQGDLDLVLHAGHGEFPRIILAPGDTAEAYELSRTAFDLADRYQVPVFILSDQYLVDTYYNIPKPDTARTPSSCVLRTDSSYRRFALTKSGISPRGIPGYGEGIVRVDSDEHDEDGRITEDLDVRNDTVQKRLSKFKAMKKDELPAVLIGPKKHSTLIVGWGSTKEMVREALTGIDDGKTAYLHCPQIFPFPVTAKRIIDAAKKFVVIEGNATGQFASLIHRETGRRADDAVLKYNGLPFSVEEVMASIQRVTKKRGKR from the coding sequence GTGAATTTTACGGATGATATCTCGATCGTGCTTGCCGGCGAGGCGGGGCAGGGGATAGCGTCCATTGAGAAGATCGTCGTGTCGCTCGTAAAGAATGCGCATATGCACATCTTCGCGACGAAGGAATATATGTCGCGCGTCCGCGGCGGCGTGAACTCGACAAGTATCCGTATTGCGTCAGAACGAGTCTCTGCGTATACCCAGCGCATCGATATCCTTATCCCGCTGACCGGTGAGACGACGACGCATCTGGCAAAACGCATTTCCAAGCGAACCGTCATCATCGGTGAAAAGAACGATCGGTATCCCGGGATCATCGATGTCCCGTTCAGCGATATTGCCCGAGAAGCCGGCAATTCATTATATGCGAACACCGTAGCGGCAGGCATGTGTGCAGGCCTGTTGTCGATCGATGAATCAATTCTCGAACGGACGATACGCGCGTCGTTCCATGGCAAGGATGAACATGTCGTATCCGCGAATGTGGCAGCGGGTGCCAAAGGATATGCAGCAGGCAGAGAATTATCGAAAACGATACGCATATCGATCAAGCCTGATAGTTCCGTTGCTGATGATATCATCCTGAGCGGCACCGATGCCATTGCTGTCGGGGCCGTTGCCGGCGGATGCAATTTCGTTTCAGCATATCCTATGACGCCGTCATCGGGCGTGTTGACCGCGCTCGCGGGACTGTCGAAGACGAATGACATCATCGTAGAACAGATAGAGGATGAGGTAGGTGCGCTGAACATGGTGCTCGGCGCATGGTATGCCGGTGCGCGCGCAATGACGACGACATCGGGCGGCGGATTCGCGCTCATGACGGAAGCGGTAAGCCTCGCGGGCATGATAGAAAGCCCGGCGGTGATCCTTGTCTCACAGCGCCCGGGTCCTGCCACCGGGCTTCCGACACGCACCGAACAGGGCGATCTTGATCTCGTGCTCCATGCCGGACACGGGGAATTCCCGCGCATTATTCTGGCACCGGGAGATACCGCCGAAGCGTACGAATTATCGAGAACGGCGTTCGATCTTGCGGACCGATATCAGGTGCCGGTGTTCATACTGTCCGATCAATATCTTGTAGACACGTACTACAATATTCCCAAGCCCGATACTGCTCGGACGCCGTCGTCATGCGTGCTGCGAACTGATTCATCGTATCGCCGATTCGCTCTCACAAAAAGCGGGATTTCCCCGCGCGGGATACCCGGATATGGCGAGGGGATAGTGCGTGTTGATTCGGATGAACACGATGAGGACGGACGGATCACCGAAGACCTGGATGTCCGCAATGACACGGTGCAGAAGCGTCTTTCAAAGTTCAAGGCCATGAAAAAAGACGAGCTTCCTGCCGTATTGATCGGTCCGAAAAAACACAGCACGCTCATCGTCGGATGGGGCTCCACGAAGGAGATGGTGCGCGAAGCACTCACGGGCATCGACGATGGAAAGACGGCGTATCTCCATTGCCCGCAGATATTCCCGTTCCCGGTGACAGCCAAACGTATCATCGATGCGGCGAAAAAGTTTGTCGTGATCGAAGGGAATGCCACCGGTCAGTTCGCATCGCTTATACATCGGGAGACCGGAAGACGTGCCGATGATGCGGTGTTGAAATATAACGGCCTGCCGTTCTCAGTAGAGGAAGTCATGGCATCGATACAGCGCGTGACGAAAAAACGGGGAAAACGATGA
- a CDS encoding thiamine pyrophosphate-dependent enzyme, with protein sequence MMSYKKENIDIAWCPGCGNYPIRDMLDSALGELSIDRKNFVMVSGIGQAAKSPQYMDVHYFNGLHGRALPPATAIKAANPSLTVVVESGDGDMYGEGGNHFIHTIRRNPNITVIVHDNMIYGLTKGQASPTTMKSMVTPVQVNGVFNEPFNPLAVAISLDCSFVARANAGDKEETKEMFKRAIAHQGFALVDVFQACVSFNKVNTFKWYKDNTYYLEGHDTSDRIAAFRRSLETERLPLGVFYQHEKPVFEAELSCYRTDKRPLFQRTATAERIDAILDGYRGG encoded by the coding sequence ATGATGTCCTATAAAAAAGAGAACATCGATATCGCCTGGTGCCCCGGCTGCGGGAATTATCCCATACGCGATATGCTCGACAGCGCCCTCGGAGAATTATCGATCGACCGGAAGAATTTCGTCATGGTGTCGGGCATCGGGCAGGCCGCGAAATCGCCCCAATATATGGACGTCCATTATTTCAACGGCCTTCACGGACGAGCGCTCCCGCCGGCTACCGCAATAAAAGCCGCGAACCCATCGCTTACGGTCGTCGTTGAGAGCGGCGACGGCGATATGTACGGCGAGGGCGGCAATCATTTTATTCACACGATACGCAGGAACCCGAATATCACCGTCATCGTTCATGACAATATGATATACGGGCTCACGAAGGGGCAGGCGTCCCCTACGACGATGAAGTCGATGGTCACACCGGTGCAGGTCAACGGCGTGTTCAATGAGCCGTTCAATCCCCTTGCGGTGGCGATATCGCTTGACTGTTCGTTCGTAGCGCGTGCCAATGCCGGCGACAAGGAAGAGACGAAGGAGATGTTCAAACGCGCGATAGCACATCAGGGCTTCGCGCTTGTCGATGTATTTCAGGCGTGTGTTTCATTCAACAAAGTGAACACGTTCAAGTGGTACAAGGACAACACCTATTATCTCGAAGGTCATGACACGAGCGACCGCATCGCGGCGTTCAGGCGTTCCTTGGAAACGGAGCGGCTGCCGCTCGGGGTTTTCTATCAGCACGAAAAGCCGGTATTCGAAGCGGAATTATCATGTTATCGGACAGATAAGCGACCGCTGTTCCAGAGAACTGCCACCGCAGAGCGGATAGACGCGATACTCGACGGATATCGCGGCGGATGA
- the ilvB gene encoding biosynthetic-type acetolactate synthase large subunit, which translates to MKKMLGSEMIIEALRREGVEYLFGYQGGQVIPIFDALAKQKDVRVIIPRHEQAAAHAADGYARSSGKVGVCLATSGPGATNLVTGLATAYMDSVPMVAITGQVPTSLIGNDAFQEADIIGITRSITNHNFLVKTIEDLPRILKEAFYIARTGRPGPVLVDMPSNIVKTSHAMEYPETVDIRSYKPTYKGHPRQIKQAAKMIMESKRPVLLVGAGIISSGASDELRAFVKKTGIPVTTTLLAMGVYPMQEELFLGMPGMHGLYAANHALTESDLIMSIGARFDDRVTGKLESFAPHSKIIHIDIDPTSVDKSVAVDLPIIGDAKNVLTELIADVSHCGIDEWRTRVLAWKRDNPLRYDRDSSEIKPQYVIETLSSVFGKDAFVATDVGQHQMWTAQFYQFSEPRRFLTSGGLGTMGFGLPAAIGAQFANPGKKTIVVTGDGSIQMNIQELATVAHYDLPVKIIILNNHYLGMVRQWQELFFDKVYSATCLRREASCAPDCNHPSDKCPVYIPNFIKLADAYGIPGECVTKKGDVKAAIDKAFSHNGPFMLDIHVSEEENVMPMVPAGQPINQMLTHGLA; encoded by the coding sequence ATGAAGAAGATGCTTGGCTCTGAAATGATAATCGAGGCGTTGCGTCGCGAGGGCGTGGAATATCTGTTCGGCTATCAGGGAGGACAGGTCATTCCCATTTTCGATGCGCTCGCGAAGCAGAAGGATGTACGCGTCATCATACCGCGTCATGAGCAGGCTGCGGCGCATGCTGCCGACGGCTATGCACGATCGAGCGGCAAGGTGGGCGTGTGCCTCGCCACGAGCGGTCCCGGCGCCACCAATCTCGTCACTGGTCTCGCTACCGCCTATATGGATTCCGTACCCATGGTCGCGATAACCGGTCAGGTGCCGACCAGCCTTATCGGCAACGATGCGTTCCAGGAAGCCGATATCATCGGGATAACGAGATCGATAACCAATCATAATTTCCTCGTCAAGACCATCGAGGACCTTCCGCGCATTCTGAAAGAGGCGTTCTATATCGCACGTACCGGGAGACCCGGACCGGTTCTCGTTGATATGCCGTCGAACATAGTGAAAACCTCCCATGCGATGGAATATCCTGAGACCGTGGATATCCGGAGCTACAAGCCGACCTACAAAGGGCATCCCCGTCAGATAAAACAGGCCGCGAAGATGATAATGGAATCCAAGCGGCCGGTGCTCCTCGTCGGCGCAGGCATCATATCCTCAGGTGCTTCGGATGAGCTGAGAGCGTTCGTCAAAAAGACCGGCATCCCGGTGACGACGACGCTCCTTGCCATGGGCGTCTATCCCATGCAGGAAGAGCTTTTTCTCGGTATGCCGGGCATGCACGGGCTCTATGCGGCGAATCACGCGCTCACAGAAAGCGATCTTATCATGTCGATCGGTGCACGCTTCGACGACCGCGTTACCGGTAAGCTCGAAAGCTTCGCCCCGCATTCGAAGATAATCCATATCGATATCGATCCCACCTCGGTGGATAAAAGCGTCGCCGTCGACCTCCCGATAATCGGCGATGCGAAGAATGTCCTCACGGAGCTCATCGCCGATGTATCGCATTGCGGCATCGACGAATGGCGGACAAGGGTGCTTGCGTGGAAGCGCGACAACCCGCTCCGCTATGACCGCGACAGCAGCGAGATAAAGCCGCAGTACGTCATAGAAACGCTTTCTTCAGTATTCGGTAAGGACGCTTTTGTCGCCACCGATGTCGGCCAGCATCAGATGTGGACGGCGCAATTCTATCAATTCAGCGAACCCCGGCGCTTCCTTACCTCCGGCGGTCTCGGCACCATGGGATTCGGCCTCCCCGCGGCCATCGGTGCGCAATTCGCCAATCCTGGGAAGAAGACCATCGTCGTCACCGGCGACGGCAGCATACAGATGAACATTCAGGAGCTTGCCACCGTCGCGCATTACGATCTGCCGGTGAAGATAATAATACTCAACAATCATTATCTCGGCATGGTCCGGCAGTGGCAGGAATTGTTCTTCGATAAAGTGTACTCGGCAACGTGCCTCCGCAGGGAAGCGTCGTGCGCACCGGACTGCAATCACCCGTCGGACAAATGCCCGGTCTATATACCGAATTTCATCAAGCTTGCGGACGCGTACGGCATACCGGGTGAATGCGTAACGAAGAAGGGCGATGTGAAAGCGGCGATAGACAAAGCGTTCTCGCACAACGGACCGTTCATGCTCGACATACACGTCTCGGAAGAAGAGAATGTCATGCCGATGGTCCCCGCGGGACAGCCGATCAATCAAATGCTCACGCACGGCCTCGCGTAG
- a CDS encoding CPBP family intramembrane glutamic endopeptidase — translation MSIRISQRTGGIIFCSLAYAAVTAVWFLSYAASPGTFVSAYPKPSMAYYFTMIAALFAFVLCYVRKESRPLAAVFIIFAADSATSLLLSVVGPVVFPKLASDLPSKLTFDALHFSVEIALYCLALLPIFPVLSVRSSSPRDGVARVLAFAPFERTSRVRRSIITVLFVLTMLILIMLIVRTWMKPVTGEPLMRIWPFLIILSILVAVLNELPFRWIMPRAIRSVSGSWLIGILLPALAWALYHAFFGEGMPRGAAGFIISFAGAIWFQILVDEFRTLRFAVIMHALIELYAFGQLYAR, via the coding sequence ATGAGCATTCGTATATCACAAAGAACGGGCGGTATCATATTCTGCTCGCTCGCATATGCTGCGGTCACCGCGGTGTGGTTCCTCTCGTATGCGGCGTCCCCCGGGACCTTCGTGTCGGCATATCCGAAGCCGTCCATGGCGTATTATTTCACGATGATCGCCGCTCTATTCGCGTTCGTGCTCTGTTATGTGAGGAAGGAAAGCCGTCCGCTTGCCGCCGTGTTCATTATTTTCGCGGCCGATTCCGCGACATCGCTCCTGCTTTCAGTCGTCGGTCCTGTCGTTTTCCCGAAACTCGCATCCGACCTTCCATCAAAATTGACCTTCGATGCGCTCCATTTTTCCGTTGAGATAGCCCTCTATTGTCTCGCCTTGCTGCCGATATTCCCCGTGCTCTCCGTGCGCTCATCGTCCCCGCGTGACGGTGTGGCCCGCGTACTTGCTTTTGCGCCGTTCGAGCGAACGAGCCGTGTCAGGCGCAGCATCATTACCGTGCTCTTCGTGCTTACCATGCTCATCCTCATCATGCTCATCGTCCGTACGTGGATGAAGCCGGTGACGGGCGAACCGCTCATGCGCATCTGGCCCTTCCTCATCATATTATCGATACTGGTGGCCGTGCTCAATGAGCTCCCGTTCCGATGGATAATGCCGCGGGCGATACGATCGGTGAGCGGGTCATGGCTCATCGGCATCCTCCTGCCGGCGCTGGCCTGGGCGCTTTATCACGCGTTCTTCGGCGAGGGCATGCCCCGCGGTGCGGCAGGTTTCATCATTTCGTTCGCCGGGGCGATATGGTTCCAGATATTGGTCGATGAATTCCGGACGCTTCGATTTGCGGTCATCATGCATGCGCTCATCGAGCTCTACGCATTCGGTCAATTATATGCACGATAG